The Candidatus Cloacimonadota bacterium genomic interval GGAACTGCATTTCGGACTGGGCGATGCTGAAATCGTCTCCATCAGGGAAATCATCCATGCGCAAGATTAGAACCAAGCTGCTCACCCCGCTCACTCCCGACGCCGCCGTGATCTACCGGGACCACGTGATCGCCTGGGATGAGGACGGAATAGCTTTCATCCGCCGCTTCGATCCCGCTCTGGACAAAGATTGCGAAGACCGCCGTGACCTGCTTTGCCTGCCCGGCTTCATCGACGTGCATGTCCACCTTTCCCAATACCGAATCCGCGGCGCCTATGAACCCTCGTTGCTTAATTGGCTGGAACGCCATGTTTTCCCCGAAGAGGCCCGTTCGGCGGACCCCGCCTACGCCAAAACCCTCTCCGACGAGTTTTTCCAGGCCCTCTTCGCTGCCGGGACCTCCACCGCCGTTATCTACACCGCGCCCTTCGCCGAAGCCTGTGAAGCCGCCTTTGCCAGTGCCGCGTCCTCCGGCGCCAGGGCCTTCATCGGTATGACCATGATGGATAGCAACGGCCCTCCGGAACTGATCCAGTCCACGGACTACGCCTTTTCCCGTTCCGTGGAGCTGTTTGAGCGCTGGCATGGCCGGAACCCCCTGCTGGAATATGTCTTCACCCCGCGTTTCGCGCTTTCCTGCTCTAAAGAACTGATGTCTCGCGTAGCCGATTTTGCCTCCGCGAGAAGTGCCTGGATTCAGACCCACCTTTCGGAAAACCGCGGCGAGATTGAACATGTCCTCCAACTCTTCGAAGCCGACTCCTACACCCAGGTTTACGAACGTCTGGGACTGCTCACAGACAAGACAATCCTCGCCCACGCCATTCATCTGGACGAGGCCGAACTGGACATCCTGGCCGCCCAC includes:
- a CDS encoding amidohydrolase family protein, translating into MRKIRTKLLTPLTPDAAVIYRDHVIAWDEDGIAFIRRFDPALDKDCEDRRDLLCLPGFIDVHVHLSQYRIRGAYEPSLLNWLERHVFPEEARSADPAYAKTLSDEFFQALFAAGTSTAVIYTAPFAEACEAAFASAASSGARAFIGMTMMDSNGPPELIQSTDYAFSRSVELFERWHGRNPLLEYVFTPRFALSCSKELMSRVADFASARSAWIQTHLSENRGEIEHVLQLFEADSYTQVYERLGLLTDKTILAHAIHLDEAELDILAAHACKIAHCPDSNFFLKSGEFNYPALAAKKLRIGIGSDVAAGTALSMLYHAKMANFRQSAHSLKPERLFHHITLGNATLLGLEERIGSLEPGKEADLCFLRLPSPALPDEDLLSALCFWGHEWLVEETVVAGRTVFRRLEA